The proteins below come from a single Cylindrospermopsis raciborskii Cr2010 genomic window:
- the rpsF gene encoding 30S ribosomal protein S6, translated as MTTVYETTYILRPDLGDDQVDQAIVKYQNLLNEQGAENLEIQNRGKRRLAYEINRHRDGVYVQFNYTAPTGAIAVFERSMRLNEDVIRYLTVKQEVKTTAPDSEAVPA; from the coding sequence ATGACTACAGTTTACGAAACAACCTACATTCTCCGTCCTGATTTGGGAGACGACCAGGTAGACCAGGCCATAGTTAAATACCAAAACCTGTTGAACGAACAGGGCGCAGAGAATTTGGAGATTCAAAATCGTGGCAAGCGTCGTCTTGCTTACGAAATAAATCGCCATCGTGATGGTGTCTATGTCCAGTTTAACTATACAGCTCCTACAGGTGCTATTGCTGTTTTTGAGCGTAGTATGCGTCTAAATGAAGATGTTATCCGTTACCTAACTGTTAAACAGGAAGTTAAAACTACAGCGCCCGATAGCGAAGCAGTGCCAGCTTAA